The nucleotide sequence CTGGGGCTGCGGGTGGAAGTCCATGGTCGCGAGCTCGGTCACTTCGCCGACTCCTCGTTCTCGTCGGTGGTTTCGACGGCGTCCGCCTCGGCGGCTTCCTCTTCGGCGCCCTCTTCGCCGGCGACGGGCTCGTACACGAGCACTGCGCGGTTGTCGGGCCTGAGGCGCGCCTTGGCGATCTCCTGGACCTCGTCGGCCGTCACTTCGAGGACACGGTCGACGGCGGTGAGGGCGAGCTTCGGGTCGCCGAACAGGACCGCGTACCGGCACAGTTCGTCGGCGCGGCCCGAGACCGTGCCGAGCCGGTCCAGCCACTCGCGCTCCAGCTGGGCCTGGGCGCGCTCCATCTCCTCCGCCGTGGGGCCCTCCGCGGCGAACCGGGCGAGTTCCTCGTCGACGGCGGCCTCGATGACGGGCACCTCGACGTCACCGGAGGTCTTCACGTCCATCCACGCCACGGAGGGCGCGCCGGCCAGCCGCAGCAGGCCGAACCCGGCCGTCACGGCCGTACGGTCACGCCGTACGAGCCGGTTGTAGAGGCGGGACGACTCGCCGCCGCCGAGGATCGTGAGCGCCAGGTCGGCCGCGTCGCACGCGCGCGTGCCGTCCTCCGGCAGCCGGTAGGAGGCCATCAACGCGCGCGCGGGGACGTTCTCCTCGACCACCTCGCGCAGTTGCTCGCCCATGACGTCGGGCAGCGCGCCGCTGCGCGGCTCGGGCTTGCCGTCGTACGAGGGGATCGAGCCGAAGTACTTCTCCACCCACGCGAGCGTCTGCTCCGGGTCGATGTCGCCGACGATCGACAGGACGGCGTTGTTGGGCGCGTAGTACGTCCTGAAGAACTGCTGGGCGTCCTCCAGGCTGGCCGCCTCCAGGTCGTCCATCGAGCCGATCGGCGTGTGCCGGTAGGGGTGGCCCTCCGGGTAGGCCAGACGGAAGATCTTCTCGAAGGCGGTGCCGTACGGCACGTTGTCGTACCGCTGCCGGCGCTCGTTCTGGACGACGGCCCGCTGGTTGTCCAGGTTCTTCTGGTCGAGCGCGAGCAGCAGGCTGCCCATGCGGTCGGCCTCCAGCCACAGCGCGAGCTCCAGCTGGTGGGTGGGCATGGTCTCGAAGTAGTTGGTGCGCTCCCAGCTGGTGGTGCCGTTCAGCGAACCGCCCGCGCCCTGGACCAGCTCGAAGTGGCCGTTGTCCTTCACCTGGCCCGAGCCCTGGAACATCAGGTGCTCGAAGAGGTGGGCGAGGCCCGTGCGGCCCTTGACCTCGTGGCGCGAACCGACGTCGTACCAGAGGCACACCGCGGCGACCGGGGTCAGGTGGTCCTCGGAGAGCACCACGCGCAGGCCGTTGTCCAGGCGGTGCTCCTTCACTGTCAGGCCTTCGGAGCCGGCCTCGGCTGTGGCCGTGTGACCCATGGGCGGTACGTCCCTTCGATCGCTGTGCTGTGTGCGCGGGATCCGTCGTGGAATCGTCGTGGAAACCGCTGTTTTCCTGCCGGTCCTGCCACTGTATGCAAGCGCGCGGACCCCCGGAGAAGTTCCCGGGCGTCGTACGCCGAGAGCGAGATGGGGGTTGCCGCAGGCGGTCACTGGTTAAAGTCGGCGCACGCTGTTGACGCGACGGCTCGCGAGGCCGTGCCCGGCGGTCGGCGCCGGGTCGTGTCGGGGTTGTCAGTACGGCAGTCCACAATGGTGCGCGTCAGATCCCGTTCAGCTCTCGGTGAGAGTGAGCCGGAGACGTGAGCGCGCCCCGTAGGTGAGCGACCAGAGAAAGAGGAGCCGGCAGCGATGGCCCGCCGCAGCACGAAGACCCCGCCGCCCGACGACGCGTTCGAGGAGCGGATCCTCGACATCGACGTCGTCGACGAGATGCAGGGCTCCTTCCTGGAGTACGCGTACTCGGTCATCTACTCCCGAGCCCTGCCGGACGCCCGTGACGGTCTGAAGCCGGTGCACCGCCGGATCGTCTACCAGATGAACGAGATGGGCCTGCGCCCCGACCGCGGCTATGTGAAGTGCGCCCGTGTCGTCGGCGAGGTCATGGGTAAGTTGCACCCGCACGGCGACTCGTCGATCTACGACGCCCTGGTGCGCCTCGCCCAGCCCTTCTCCATGCGGGTCCCCCTGATCGACGGACACGGCAACTTCGGCTCGCTGGGCAACGACGACCCGCCGGCCGCCATGCGGTACACCGAGTGCCGGATGGCCGACGCGACGAGCCTGATGACGGAGTCGATCGAGGAGAACACGGTCGACTTCTCCCCGAACTACGACGGCCAGGAGCAGGAGCCGGTGGCGCTGCCCGCCGCCTTCCCGAACCTGCTGGTCAACGGCGCGTCCGGCATCGCCGTCGGTATGGCCACCAACATGCCGCCGCACAACCTGGGCGAGGTCATCGCGGCGGCCCGCCACCTCATCCGGTATCCGAACGCCGACCTGGACACGCTGATGAAGCACGTCCCGGGCCCCGACCTGCCCACCGGCGGCCGGATCGTCGGCCTCTCCGGTATCAGGGACGCGTACGCGACGGGCCGCGGTACCTTCAAGATCCGCGCCACGGTGACGGTGGACAACGTGACGGCCCGCCGCAAGGGCCTGATCGTCACCGAACTGCCGTTCTCCGTCGGTCCGGAGAAGGTGATCGCCAAGATCAAGGACCTGGTCGGCTCCAAGAAGCTGCAGGGCATCGCCGACGTCAAGGACCTCACCGACCGCGCGCACGGCCTGCGCCTGGTCATCGAGATCAAGAACGGCTTCGTGCCGGAGGCGGTCCTGGAGCAGCTCTACAAACTGACGCCGATGGAGGAGTCCTTCGGCATCAACAACGTGGCCCTGGTCGACGGACAGCCCCTCACCCTGGGCCTCAAGGAGCTGCTGGAGGTCTACCTCGACCACCGCTTCGAGGTCGTGCGGCGCCGTTCGGAGTTCCGCCGCGGCAAGAAGCGCGACCGTCTTCACCTGGTCGAGGGTCTGCTCACCGCGCTGGTGGACATCGACGAGGTCATCCGGCTGATCCGCTCCAGCGACAACTCCGCGCAGGCCAAGGAACGCCTGATCGAGCGCTTCTCCCTGTCGGACATCCAGACGCAGTACATCCTCGACACCCCGCTGCGCCGCCTCACCAGGTTCGACCGCATCGAGCTGGAGTCCGAGAAGGAACGGCTCAACGCCGAGATCGCCGAGCTGACCCGCATCCTGGAGTCGGACGCGGAGCTGCGCAAGATGGTCTCCGGCGAACTGGCCGCGGTGTCCAAGAAGTTCGGCACCGAGCGCCGTACGGTCCTGCTGGAGTCCTCGGGCACCCAGGTGGCCGCGGTCCCGCTCCAGGTGGCGGACGACCCGTGCCGGGTGCTGCTGTCGTCGACGGGTCTGGTGGCCCGTACGGCCAATGGTGAGCCCTTCGCGGCGGACGAGGACGGCAAGCGCGCCAAGCACGACGTCATCGTCTCCGCGGTCCCGGCGACGGCCCGGGGCGAGGTGGGCGCGGTGACCTCCACCGGCCGCCTGCTGCGCCTGAGCGTGGTCGATCTGCCGCAGCTGCCGGACACGTCGGCGGCCCCCAACCTGTCGGGCGGCGCCCCGCTCGCGGAGTTCCTCTCCCTCCAGGACGGCGAGACGGTCATCTGTCTGATGACGCTCGACGAGTCGTCGCCGGGGCTGGCCATCGGCACCGAGCAGGGCGTCGTCAAGCGCGTGGTCCCCGACTACCCGACCAACAAGGAGGAGCTGGAGGTCATCACCCTCAAGGAGGGTGACCGGATCGTCGGCGCCATCGAGCTGCGCACCGGCGAGGAGGACCTGGTCTTCATCACGGACGACGCCCAGTTGTTGCGCTACCAGGCTTCCCAGGTCCGCCCGCAGGGCCGCCCGGCCGGTGGTATGGCCGGCATCAAGCTCACCGAGGGCGCGAAGGTCATCTCCTTCACGGCCGTCGACCCTGCGGCGGACGCGGTCGTCTTCACGGTGGCGGGCTCCCGCGGCACCCTCGACGACTCCGTCCAGACCACGGCCAAGCTCACCCCCTTCGACCAGTACCCACGCAAGGGCCGCGCCACGGGCGGCGTCCGCTGCCAGCGGTTCCTCAGGGGCGAGGACTGCCTGTCCATCGCCTGGGCGGGGCCCGTCCCGGCCCGAGCCGCCCAGAAGAACGGCACCCCGGCCGATCTCCCGGAGATGGACCCGCGCCGCGACGGCTCGGGTGTGTCCCTGGGCAAGACGGTGGCCTCGGTGGCGGGGCCGGTGTGAGCCGAGGCGTTCACCGGTAGTCGTAGGAGGCCTCGGGCTCCTCGGCCACCACCTCCTGGACGTAGCGAAGGACGCCCCACATGCCGTGCTCGTCGGCCTGCGGGGCGTCGTTCTCGGCCCTGCACGCCTCCAACTCCTTGAGCAGCGCGGGGGCGTCGATTCCGGCTCCGATGAGCACGAGTTGACTGAGACGGCTCTCGTCACCGTTCCCGTCGCACTCCGCCCAGGGCTCCGGGTAGAACCGCAGGAACCGCCCGACCGCATGCACGGCGTAGCGGTTCCGGGGGTCGTACGGCCCGAAGTCGACGTACCCCTTGATGCGGTAGAGCCCGTCGGCCCTCCCGTCCAGGAACCCCATGAGCCGCCGGGGGTCGACCGGCACGTCGGAGACGAAGGCGACGCTGTCGTAGCCGGAGTGCAGATGCCCGGCGTGATCGTGCCCGTCCTCCTCGTCCTCCTCGTCCTGCCCGTCGCGGTCGTGCCGGTGGAGGTCGTCGAAGGAGAGCTGACCGATGCGCTCCTCGGAGGGCCGGCAGTCGAAGAGGAACTCGGGGTCGATGCGCCCGTAGGTGGCGGGCACGACGGCCGCACGGTCGCTGAGCGACCGGACGAGCGACAGGACCCGCTCCCCGTCCTCGGCCCGGTCGAGCTTGTTGACGACAACGAGGTCGGCGAGGGCCAGATGCCGGTCGATCTCGGGATGCCGCCGCCGGGTCTCCGGGAACTCGGCCGCGTCCACGACTTCGACGAGTCCGCCGTACACCACCCGGGGGCTCTCACTGGCGAGCACCATCCGCACGAGCTCCTGCGGCTCGGCCAGCCCGCTCGCCTCGATGACGATGACGTCGATCCCGGCAGCGGGCTCGGCGAGCCTCTCCAGATAGACATCCAGCTCACTGACGTCGACGGCACAGCACAGACACCCGTTGCCCAGCGACACGGTGGAATCGCCGAGCGCCCCGGCCACGGCCATCGCGTCGATCTCGATCGCCCCGAAGTCGTTGACGACGGCACCGATACGGCTGCCGCCACTGCGGTGGAGAAGGTGATTGAGCAGGGTGGTCTTACCGGAACCGAGGAACCCGGCGAGGACGACGACGGGAACCTGCGGCGAACCCTGCGGACTCGGCCCTGGCCCCTGCCCCTGCCCCTGCCCCAGTCCCGGACCCTGCCTCGACGACTGGTTCAACACGCGCCCTCTCTCACACCGTTGCATGCGCCGGCTCACGGCCGACCACCGCACGAGGGCGGCTCATGGACCGGCTCTCACCGGGACGCCGCAGCTCTCGTCCGTCCATTGAATGCCGCCCCAGGATACGAGTGAGGGCGAGCCCCCCGTGGAGTGAACGATTGTTGGCGGCGCCCGCGGGGCACACGTCGGGCATGCGCCGGTCCGCGCGACCCGCTCATCCCTCCGTGCGCCTCCTCTCCGCCTCCCTGCCGACCAGCGCCGCTCGGCGACACTGAGAGGCGGCAAGCGCCGCCCACCGCTCGCCGGTCCCCATCCCGTCGACCCGCGTCCGACGACCGGCGGACGGCCGCCTGAACCGGGGGTTGACATGGCCACACAGAATCCTGGGGCACGGGGACTCGGCCCCGCCGCGGCAGCGGGTCTCGCCTTCGCGGTGGGAGCGCTGGGCACGTTCGCCGTGGAGCGGCGCATCCACACCGTGCTTCGGCGCCTGGAACGGCTGGAGCGCGAGACCGAGCAGCGTGCGGCCCTGATCGCCTATCAGCGGCACAACTTCGACCTGGTCATGAAGGCTGCCGCGGACCCGACCCTGCTGCCCGTGCTGAACGCCTACGAGGAGGAACTGCCCACCGACAGGCAGCGGCAGTACCTCTTCGCCAATCTCCTCTACACGCACGTCCTGCAGGGTTACCGGGTGGGCGTCTTCAGCCGGGCCGAACTGTACGGGCACCTCCGCGGCATCTTTCAGAGCACCCTGATGCGCGACTACTGGGCTGCCACGCGTCACCACCGGTCGAGTCTGAAGGAGGGCTCGGAGGAGTCGG is from Streptomyces sp. NBC_01314 and encodes:
- a CDS encoding DNA topoisomerase (ATP-hydrolyzing) subunit A, which produces MARRSTKTPPPDDAFEERILDIDVVDEMQGSFLEYAYSVIYSRALPDARDGLKPVHRRIVYQMNEMGLRPDRGYVKCARVVGEVMGKLHPHGDSSIYDALVRLAQPFSMRVPLIDGHGNFGSLGNDDPPAAMRYTECRMADATSLMTESIEENTVDFSPNYDGQEQEPVALPAAFPNLLVNGASGIAVGMATNMPPHNLGEVIAAARHLIRYPNADLDTLMKHVPGPDLPTGGRIVGLSGIRDAYATGRGTFKIRATVTVDNVTARRKGLIVTELPFSVGPEKVIAKIKDLVGSKKLQGIADVKDLTDRAHGLRLVIEIKNGFVPEAVLEQLYKLTPMEESFGINNVALVDGQPLTLGLKELLEVYLDHRFEVVRRRSEFRRGKKRDRLHLVEGLLTALVDIDEVIRLIRSSDNSAQAKERLIERFSLSDIQTQYILDTPLRRLTRFDRIELESEKERLNAEIAELTRILESDAELRKMVSGELAAVSKKFGTERRTVLLESSGTQVAAVPLQVADDPCRVLLSSTGLVARTANGEPFAADEDGKRAKHDVIVSAVPATARGEVGAVTSTGRLLRLSVVDLPQLPDTSAAPNLSGGAPLAEFLSLQDGETVICLMTLDESSPGLAIGTEQGVVKRVVPDYPTNKEELEVITLKEGDRIVGAIELRTGEEDLVFITDDAQLLRYQASQVRPQGRPAGGMAGIKLTEGAKVISFTAVDPAADAVVFTVAGSRGTLDDSVQTTAKLTPFDQYPRKGRATGGVRCQRFLRGEDCLSIAWAGPVPARAAQKNGTPADLPEMDPRRDGSGVSLGKTVASVAGPV
- a CDS encoding M16 family metallopeptidase translates to MGHTATAEAGSEGLTVKEHRLDNGLRVVLSEDHLTPVAAVCLWYDVGSRHEVKGRTGLAHLFEHLMFQGSGQVKDNGHFELVQGAGGSLNGTTSWERTNYFETMPTHQLELALWLEADRMGSLLLALDQKNLDNQRAVVQNERRQRYDNVPYGTAFEKIFRLAYPEGHPYRHTPIGSMDDLEAASLEDAQQFFRTYYAPNNAVLSIVGDIDPEQTLAWVEKYFGSIPSYDGKPEPRSGALPDVMGEQLREVVEENVPARALMASYRLPEDGTRACDAADLALTILGGGESSRLYNRLVRRDRTAVTAGFGLLRLAGAPSVAWMDVKTSGDVEVPVIEAAVDEELARFAAEGPTAEEMERAQAQLEREWLDRLGTVSGRADELCRYAVLFGDPKLALTAVDRVLEVTADEVQEIAKARLRPDNRAVLVYEPVAGEEGAEEEAAEADAVETTDENEESAK
- a CDS encoding DUF6082 family protein → MATQNPGARGLGPAAAAGLAFAVGALGTFAVERRIHTVLRRLERLERETEQRAALIAYQRHNFDLVMKAAADPTLLPVLNAYEEELPTDRQRQYLFANLLYTHVLQGYRVGVFSRAELYGHLRGIFQSTLMRDYWAATRHHRSSLKEGSEESEIGRMVDTLISDLEDASTDEWWVVGDPPAE
- a CDS encoding GTP-binding protein → MLNQSSRQGPGLGQGQGQGPGPSPQGSPQVPVVVLAGFLGSGKTTLLNHLLHRSGGSRIGAVVNDFGAIEIDAMAVAGALGDSTVSLGNGCLCCAVDVSELDVYLERLAEPAAGIDVIVIEASGLAEPQELVRMVLASESPRVVYGGLVEVVDAAEFPETRRRHPEIDRHLALADLVVVNKLDRAEDGERVLSLVRSLSDRAAVVPATYGRIDPEFLFDCRPSEERIGQLSFDDLHRHDRDGQDEEDEEDGHDHAGHLHSGYDSVAFVSDVPVDPRRLMGFLDGRADGLYRIKGYVDFGPYDPRNRYAVHAVGRFLRFYPEPWAECDGNGDESRLSQLVLIGAGIDAPALLKELEACRAENDAPQADEHGMWGVLRYVQEVVAEEPEASYDYR